A genomic segment from Hallerella porci encodes:
- a CDS encoding LTA synthase family protein: MMRFIKNPFILITLFAFLLQTALFIFFYALPDPLGLSMPEMFSGKMLWQFSMTYGAILVLSSLFAFAKAPRALSIFYVFYFFFAIVDYEVFRFTHQRLSYSYLRTYFHFSNISDSTTTSTLGGELGTYLYLAALFLTIAAAIAFCVFFTWRNRKLKRAGKSTKLVFSKKIPVTMCVSGLVLSVIPLILFLAGTRGEKIIPIINFPVDMRFTLGKHTITAPILHIAAEETFEFVRDNYKVTNELVSDLDAFLPKDFSANRENVEYPGYRKELTAPFKATHPYNIVFIFGESFKGRIFNQMLEGDTALAPNIWKLARGDYFKNGGGTLWFKNAFSGSYPTVRGTMATYLGFPSHPNRDLPSFYASNHFKGFPEYLVDYKRFYVTISNPIFDHTLPFVEKFYDDWKALEDPEIPGTMDSLGADNAIQTLEKLPADKNWLLLFNTIATHIPFRNYPESWAAKPDDDAMFRYRSALRYTDAQLGRFFSALAEREDFEKTVIILLGDHDTPVDSVDYHVPQPLGVAAARIFIGIFSPDSSLLNGLQVREDVASQLDIAPTILDLAQVRAPSHFWGYDLLSEMRPAEQPSLFYTQNAYYLGFRDSVLVGGLDNEDVYVGKHEEFVRTEDSTAKAWQKHAIGASKVLRSLLRNDKMQYLPH; encoded by the coding sequence ATGATGCGATTCATTAAAAATCCATTTATCTTGATTACGCTTTTTGCATTCCTTTTGCAGACTGCGCTTTTTATTTTCTTTTACGCATTGCCCGATCCGCTCGGACTTTCGATGCCCGAAATGTTTTCGGGAAAAATGCTTTGGCAATTCTCAATGACTTATGGCGCCATTTTGGTTTTGTCTTCGTTATTTGCATTTGCCAAAGCGCCGCGGGCTCTTTCGATTTTTTACGTCTTTTACTTTTTCTTCGCCATCGTCGATTACGAAGTTTTTCGTTTCACGCATCAACGGCTTTCGTATTCGTATCTGCGCACCTATTTTCATTTTTCAAATATTTCGGATTCGACGACGACATCGACTCTCGGCGGGGAATTGGGAACGTATTTGTATTTGGCGGCGCTATTCTTAACGATTGCAGCGGCGATTGCTTTTTGCGTTTTCTTTACCTGGCGAAATCGAAAATTAAAGCGCGCTGGAAAATCGACGAAGCTCGTCTTCAGCAAAAAAATTCCGGTGACGATGTGTGTCTCGGGACTTGTCCTTTCGGTAATTCCGCTGATTCTTTTTTTAGCGGGAACGCGCGGTGAAAAAATAATTCCGATAATCAATTTTCCGGTGGACATGCGTTTTACTTTGGGAAAGCACACGATTACGGCTCCGATTTTGCACATTGCCGCCGAAGAAACTTTTGAATTTGTCCGCGATAATTACAAAGTCACCAACGAACTTGTTAGCGATTTAGATGCATTCCTCCCGAAAGATTTTTCCGCCAATCGAGAAAACGTTGAATATCCTGGTTACCGCAAAGAATTGACAGCGCCTTTCAAAGCGACGCATCCGTATAATATCGTTTTTATTTTTGGCGAATCATTTAAAGGGCGAATCTTTAATCAAATGCTCGAAGGCGATACCGCATTAGCGCCGAATATTTGGAAACTTGCCCGTGGCGATTATTTTAAAAATGGCGGCGGAACTCTTTGGTTCAAAAATGCATTCAGCGGAAGTTATCCGACTGTGCGTGGCACGATGGCGACGTATCTCGGTTTTCCGTCGCATCCGAATCGCGATTTGCCGAGCTTTTATGCGTCCAATCATTTCAAAGGATTTCCCGAATATCTCGTCGATTATAAACGTTTTTATGTGACGATTTCCAATCCGATTTTTGATCACACGTTGCCGTTTGTCGAAAAATTTTACGACGATTGGAAAGCTCTTGAAGATCCTGAAATCCCTGGAACGATGGATAGCCTCGGCGCAGACAATGCCATTCAAACATTGGAAAAATTGCCCGCCGATAAAAATTGGCTTCTTTTATTTAATACGATTGCAACGCACATTCCGTTCCGCAATTATCCAGAATCGTGGGCCGCAAAACCCGATGACGATGCGATGTTCCGTTATCGCAGCGCGCTTCGTTATACCGACGCCCAACTCGGCAGATTTTTCTCGGCACTTGCCGAACGCGAAGATTTCGAAAAGACGGTAATTATTTTGCTCGGCGATCACGATACGCCGGTAGATTCGGTGGATTATCATGTTCCGCAGCCGCTCGGTGTTGCTGCTGCGCGGATTTTTATCGGCATCTTTTCACCCGATTCGTCTCTCTTAAACGGTCTTCAAGTCCGCGAAGATGTCGCTTCGCAGTTGGATATTGCACCGACGATTTTGGATTTGGCACAAGTCCGTGCGCCGAGTCATTTCTGGGGCTACGATTTACTTTCCGAAATGCGTCCCGCCGAACAGCCTTCGTTATTCTACACGCAAAACGCTTACTATTTAGGCTTCCGCGATTCCGTTCTCGTCGGCGGCTTGGATAATGAAGATGTTTACGTCGGAAAGCACGAAGAATTTGTGCGCACAGAAGATTCTACCGCCAAGGCTTGGCAGAAACACGCCATCGGTGCAAGCAAAGTCCTGCGCTCTCTTTTGCGCAATGATAAAATGCAATATTTGCCTCATTAA
- a CDS encoding transglutaminase-like domain-containing protein, whose amino-acid sequence MKLLWEMLFLFSVILTLSISSEIYGLGIPAICFLIFAFQKRRLGKIFAYRKSVAYLAIVPFAFWWFLSPSQNGVFSQWLLIIPSWYFLFLALWQWKSVGRGGYSVFVYWNALFVLLLSLREWNAVTLGFLALAFLFLLFATAPALKRPKNWLQLLLSILLAGFFVSSFQRLYEWRQKRYMSGAWEENYREERSMMGFSNVAALGSFERNFSSKRNAQIVLRLFTDRAPTYLRAVAYGDYSAGIWNLPKSETWLFPERYIGDYAVFGSADSAKATWVQSALSTFDFAFAPPGAAVALKEADSVKRIAGNSFYLSEENKSDWYYVESNFLDTAETEKFLNTPHRLDSLLNEICAAMHLDSSDQAKMATQKIRQYFLENFSYSLQMPRRKSGEEPLILFWKNRKGFCEYYATLSTLLLRKLKIPARYVVGFANPEVAESGGYFVFRRNRSHAWVEVFDGEWKIFDPTPPIPFESHSAGFFEKWSEKFKAKCVYGMHLLRDGNWRKSLDSWSNAVEALLKSTWFYSGIFVFALMITLYVVVKRHLRQKQKKSQNLKIQELQKLLRKTEKVLAHFGFVRAPAETVSQFILRLEKAKTQRILSPKKMAHLESALQNLQKYENERWCR is encoded by the coding sequence ATGAAACTTCTTTGGGAAATGCTTTTTCTCTTCAGCGTAATTTTAACGCTTTCCATTTCTTCGGAAATTTACGGGCTCGGAATTCCTGCGATTTGCTTTTTGATTTTTGCATTTCAAAAACGGCGACTCGGAAAAATTTTTGCTTACCGAAAAAGCGTTGCTTATTTAGCGATTGTGCCGTTTGCGTTTTGGTGGTTTTTATCGCCGTCGCAGAATGGCGTTTTTTCGCAGTGGCTTTTGATTATTCCTTCTTGGTATTTTTTATTTCTCGCTTTGTGGCAATGGAAAAGTGTTGGACGCGGCGGTTATTCGGTTTTTGTTTATTGGAATGCGTTATTCGTTTTATTGCTTTCGCTTCGCGAATGGAATGCGGTAACTCTTGGCTTTCTCGCTCTAGCATTTTTATTTCTTCTTTTTGCAACTGCGCCCGCATTAAAACGCCCAAAAAATTGGCTGCAACTTTTGCTTTCCATTTTACTCGCTGGATTTTTTGTTTCGTCATTTCAAAGGCTTTATGAATGGCGACAGAAACGTTATATGTCGGGTGCGTGGGAAGAAAATTATCGCGAAGAACGCTCGATGATGGGATTTTCCAATGTGGCAGCGCTCGGTTCTTTTGAACGCAATTTTTCGTCAAAACGAAATGCGCAAATTGTGCTTCGCCTTTTTACCGATCGGGCGCCGACTTATTTGCGGGCAGTTGCTTACGGCGATTATTCTGCGGGCATTTGGAATTTGCCGAAAAGTGAAACGTGGCTTTTCCCAGAACGTTACATCGGCGATTATGCGGTTTTTGGTTCGGCGGATTCGGCGAAGGCGACTTGGGTGCAATCTGCGTTAAGCACATTTGATTTTGCGTTTGCGCCGCCGGGCGCTGCGGTGGCTTTGAAAGAAGCGGATTCGGTCAAACGCATTGCGGGCAATTCATTTTATCTTTCCGAAGAAAATAAAAGCGATTGGTATTATGTCGAATCGAATTTTTTGGATACCGCAGAAACAGAAAAATTTTTGAATACGCCACATCGATTGGATTCTTTGTTAAATGAAATTTGCGCAGCGATGCATCTTGATTCTTCGGATCAAGCGAAAATGGCGACGCAAAAAATTCGGCAATATTTTCTTGAAAATTTTTCGTATTCGTTGCAAATGCCGCGGCGAAAATCGGGCGAAGAACCGCTGATTTTATTTTGGAAAAATCGCAAAGGATTTTGTGAATACTACGCAACTCTTTCGACTTTACTTTTGCGCAAATTGAAAATTCCCGCGCGTTATGTTGTAGGATTTGCAAATCCAGAAGTCGCTGAAAGCGGCGGCTATTTTGTTTTCCGAAGAAATCGTTCGCACGCTTGGGTCGAAGTTTTTGACGGAGAATGGAAAATTTTTGATCCGACTCCGCCGATTCCTTTTGAATCGCATTCCGCAGGATTTTTTGAAAAGTGGAGCGAAAAATTCAAAGCAAAATGCGTTTACGGAATGCATTTATTGCGCGACGGAAATTGGCGAAAATCTCTCGACTCTTGGAGTAATGCGGTGGAAGCGCTACTCAAAAGCACTTGGTTTTATTCGGGAATTTTCGTTTTTGCGTTAATGATTACTTTGTATGTAGTCGTAAAACGCCATCTTCGTCAAAAGCAGAAAAAATCGCAGAATTTAAAAATCCAAGAATTGCAAAAATTGCTGCGGAAAACCGAAAAAGTTTTGGCGCATTTTGGGTTCGTCCGTGCGCCCGCTGAAACGGTTTCGCAATTTATTTTGCGATTAGAAAAAGCGAAAACGCAGAGAATTCTTTCGCCAAAGAAAATGGCGCACTTAGAAAGTGCGCTCCAGAATTTACAGAAATATGAAAACGAAAGATGGTGCAGATAA
- a CDS encoding glycosyltransferase codes for MNFLFNLVAVQPIHSAKFHGGGSYGEVLFRAIVKNLFETEQPKNVRLFCAYDAKKFLHPEIAELCKRFAIPLCDVNEKSPQMVIDENAIDTFYTPLYSLEKKWDVQVKNFKFTWHGVRALEIAYSPLGISFAKSFSQKMEALVRYREIWKSQFYKPKYNALADRIARGNVQTITVSEHSRASIRAFFPQLMQTEIPVFYSPMDEVSPSGKLPAGILPKKYFLLTSGARWEKNNLRAVRAFDDLIESLSLQNFEYKVIVTGVTQEKVYRSHLRHPENFVFLGYVETEELEMLHENAYAFIFPSLNEGFGYPPVQSMRYGVPVAASGTTSIPEVCGDAAIYFDPYSESEIKNRFVQLLDPKIYHDYAERAKRRYAQIRERQNADLEKAVKWCLTENEK; via the coding sequence ATGAATTTTTTGTTCAATTTAGTCGCAGTGCAGCCGATTCACAGCGCAAAATTTCACGGTGGCGGTTCGTATGGCGAAGTGCTTTTCCGCGCAATCGTCAAGAATTTATTTGAAACGGAACAGCCAAAAAATGTGCGGCTATTTTGTGCTTATGATGCGAAAAAATTTTTGCATCCAGAAATTGCCGAATTGTGCAAACGCTTTGCAATTCCTCTTTGCGATGTGAACGAAAAATCGCCGCAGATGGTTATCGACGAAAACGCAATCGATACATTTTACACGCCGCTTTATTCCCTCGAAAAAAAGTGGGATGTGCAAGTAAAAAATTTCAAATTCACGTGGCACGGCGTGCGGGCTCTTGAAATCGCTTACAGTCCGCTCGGCATTTCTTTCGCCAAATCTTTTTCCCAAAAAATGGAAGCGCTTGTGCGCTATCGCGAAATTTGGAAATCACAATTTTACAAACCGAAATATAATGCTTTAGCCGATCGCATCGCTCGCGGAAATGTGCAAACGATAACGGTCAGCGAACACAGTCGCGCTTCTATTCGCGCCTTTTTTCCGCAGTTAATGCAAACGGAAATTCCTGTTTTTTATAGCCCGATGGACGAAGTCTCGCCAAGCGGAAAATTGCCCGCAGGAATTCTTCCGAAAAAATATTTCTTGCTCACGAGTGGCGCGCGCTGGGAAAAAAATAATCTGCGAGCTGTGCGCGCATTCGACGATCTCATCGAATCGCTTTCGCTTCAAAATTTTGAATACAAAGTCATCGTCACCGGCGTCACGCAAGAAAAAGTTTATCGCAGCCATTTACGGCATCCCGAAAATTTTGTTTTCCTCGGTTATGTTGAAACCGAAGAACTTGAAATGTTGCACGAAAATGCCTACGCATTTATTTTCCCGAGTTTAAACGAAGGCTTTGGTTATCCGCCGGTGCAATCGATGCGTTACGGCGTTCCTGTTGCCGCGAGCGGCACGACTTCGATTCCCGAAGTTTGCGGCGACGCTGCAATTTACTTTGATCCGTATTCCGAAAGTGAAATTAAAAATCGCTTTGTGCAATTACTCGATCCTAAGATTTATCACGATTATGCAGAACGCGCCAAAAGGCGTTACGCGCAAATTCGAGAACGTCAAAATGCCGATTTAGAAAAAGCGGTAAAATGGTGCTTAACGGAAAATGAAAAATGA
- a CDS encoding GNAT family N-acetyltransferase has protein sequence MLIGRLAVSKDFQGHGIGSEILDFLKIWFSDSHNKTGCRFLAVDAYNAQSVLKFYGNNEFSFIFKSENEERASLQLHESEPLRTRMMCCDLFHYAEALRNNK, from the coding sequence GTGCTAATCGGTCGCCTTGCTGTAAGCAAGGATTTTCAAGGACATGGTATCGGTTCAGAAATCTTAGACTTTCTAAAGATTTGGTTTTCAGACTCTCACAATAAAACTGGTTGCAGGTTTCTTGCTGTTGATGCCTACAACGCCCAATCTGTCTTAAAATTCTATGGGAATAATGAGTTTTCGTTCATTTTCAAATCCGAAAACGAAGAGCGAGCTAGTTTACAGTTGCACGAGAGCGAACCTTTACGCACTCGCATGATGTGTTGCGATTTGTTCCATTACGCAGAAGCCCTTAGAAATAACAAGTAG
- a CDS encoding type II secretion system protein — translation MRKKLGFTLIEMMVVIMIIGLLAAVGVPAIANAVERTRRGVDYYNAKLVMNTLERALDTGELYLEDDNQEKGIWVLMCRDQKTCTKNYGSGNLKGVYFCGAEKNVVIGNTTTGASGWNAGRDWNKFNTNVEKLISGNGVNLASLKVTSHPDKSSKNRAEWTGWDWIAVQVSREKDGTMRSQMWSGFSEDDIGNTRSRTKDRGNTYIEKYYWK, via the coding sequence ATGCGGAAAAAGTTGGGCTTTACACTCATTGAAATGATGGTCGTGATTATGATTATCGGCCTTCTTGCTGCGGTTGGTGTTCCGGCGATTGCCAATGCGGTAGAACGCACCCGTCGCGGTGTGGACTATTATAATGCAAAATTGGTGATGAACACTTTGGAACGCGCCTTGGATACCGGTGAACTTTATTTGGAAGATGATAATCAAGAAAAAGGCATTTGGGTTTTGATGTGCCGCGACCAAAAAACTTGCACCAAGAATTATGGCAGCGGAAATTTGAAAGGGGTTTATTTCTGCGGAGCTGAAAAAAATGTAGTCATCGGCAATACGACGACGGGCGCATCGGGCTGGAATGCAGGTCGTGACTGGAATAAATTTAATACGAACGTGGAAAAACTCATTTCGGGAAATGGCGTGAATTTGGCATCTCTCAAAGTGACTTCGCATCCTGATAAGTCCTCAAAAAATCGCGCAGAATGGACAGGTTGGGATTGGATTGCGGTTCAAGTTTCCCGCGAAAAAGATGGAACGATGCGTTCTCAAATGTGGAGCGGATTTTCCGAAGATGATATCGGAAATACGCGCAGCAGAACGAAAGACCGCGGCAATACTTATATCGAAAAATATTATTGGAAATAA
- a CDS encoding FKBP-type peptidyl-prolyl cis-trans isomerase has translation MHKNRFFSLFGAFLLLPACLWAIPYEAVTVKEGEGEPIQNGQLIRVHYKSYLADSAMTMFDNSYDRGEPLEFSLGAGQVIPGWERGLMGMKVGEIRKLSIPYQLAYGDREIGPIPARSDLYFEVELVSADPPLKPDNFSDSKKAKWKTLENGVQFWDEKEGSGTPAAQGTRIQTHYTGWIASGRKFSSSKDYGKPLATVLGGGRLINGWEIGLDGATPGTIRWLKISPSMGYGAKSYSAIPPNSTLIFRVEMLNVETDETLAETMDFFPDVSKLTLQDGPEGLKYAIVREGEGEPAKAGENVRVHYTGFLSDGKKFDSSRERGQIFNFPLGKGSVIRGWDLGVEGMLPGEKRVLVIPPTLGYGVRGGGPIPGNATLIFVVEYLGYEE, from the coding sequence ATGCATAAAAACAGATTTTTCAGTCTCTTCGGCGCTTTTCTTCTTTTACCCGCTTGTTTGTGGGCGATTCCCTACGAAGCGGTCACCGTCAAAGAAGGCGAAGGCGAACCGATTCAGAACGGGCAACTTATCCGCGTCCATTATAAAAGTTATTTAGCCGATTCGGCGATGACGATGTTCGATAATTCTTACGACCGCGGCGAACCTTTGGAATTTTCTCTCGGCGCAGGACAAGTGATTCCCGGTTGGGAACGCGGACTCATGGGCATGAAAGTCGGAGAAATTCGCAAGCTTTCAATTCCCTACCAACTCGCTTATGGCGACCGCGAAATCGGTCCGATTCCCGCTCGTTCCGACCTTTACTTCGAAGTGGAGCTCGTTTCTGCAGATCCTCCGTTAAAACCGGATAATTTTTCGGACAGCAAAAAAGCCAAATGGAAAACTTTGGAAAACGGCGTCCAATTTTGGGATGAAAAAGAAGGCTCGGGAACTCCCGCGGCACAAGGCACTCGCATTCAAACGCATTACACCGGTTGGATTGCTTCGGGGCGTAAATTTTCAAGCTCCAAAGATTACGGAAAACCTCTCGCCACTGTCCTCGGCGGCGGACGCCTCATCAACGGTTGGGAAATCGGACTGGACGGCGCAACTCCGGGCACCATTCGTTGGCTTAAAATCAGCCCATCGATGGGTTACGGTGCAAAATCTTACAGCGCCATTCCGCCCAATTCGACTTTGATTTTCCGCGTCGAAATGTTGAATGTCGAAACCGACGAAACTTTAGCCGAAACGATGGATTTCTTCCCCGATGTTTCGAAGCTCACTTTGCAAGATGGCCCAGAAGGATTAAAATACGCAATCGTCCGCGAAGGCGAAGGCGAGCCTGCAAAAGCCGGCGAAAATGTACGCGTGCATTATACAGGCTTCCTTTCGGATGGGAAAAAATTTGACAGTTCGCGCGAACGCGGGCAAATTTTCAATTTCCCACTCGGCAAAGGCAGCGTGATTCGCGGTTGGGATTTAGGCGTCGAAGGCATGCTTCCGGGCGAAAAGCGCGTTCTCGTGATTCCGCCGACTCTCGGTTACGGCGTCCGCGGCGGCGGCCCGATTCCAGGCAACGCAACCCTTATCTTTGTCGTCGAATACTTAGGTTACGAAGAATAA
- a CDS encoding DUF58 domain-containing protein has protein sequence MKRLLKTLRFLKKEYPKMSRKTGVLMYFFFFWDERLTALGHTLSVFLFFSLFMIWAPGAMAVKAFLFFCDALLMTSIFLLWPTKKLQIKNVRMENAIEGNAAKISAIVEGEKFFRAVRLGSYRMHPALKFLPAENFRPLPAFVSEEFFAKVQTSRRGVFELPHIAVAIPDALGVATILKVFPEKKELVVYPQKISVNSLNFLSLGISGRAFAPYLRPEFQRGQDFVGVREYCEGDSLRDLHHKAFARYGKPFTKEFAFERGRGIVLLLDIACEKLADKARVENAVRLCAGVVEWLASRSLLGRFFIGNREITQTKNSPLESVMDALARAPYPELGKEFPKPERWAPAARPMAPVLSISVLPLTSDLITKQIIVAEENAESDSVLQIAISSAQGVSL, from the coding sequence ATGAAACGATTGCTAAAAACTCTTCGATTTTTGAAAAAAGAATATCCGAAAATGTCCCGCAAAACGGGAGTTTTAATGTATTTCTTTTTCTTTTGGGATGAACGTTTGACGGCGCTCGGACACACTCTTTCGGTGTTTCTTTTCTTTTCGCTTTTTATGATTTGGGCGCCGGGTGCGATGGCGGTAAAAGCGTTTTTATTTTTCTGCGATGCGCTTTTAATGACTTCAATTTTTCTTTTGTGGCCGACGAAAAAATTGCAAATCAAAAATGTCCGCATGGAAAATGCTATCGAAGGAAATGCGGCAAAAATCTCTGCAATCGTCGAAGGCGAAAAATTTTTTCGGGCGGTGCGATTGGGCTCTTATCGAATGCATCCGGCATTAAAATTTTTACCCGCTGAAAATTTTCGTCCGCTTCCCGCTTTTGTTTCCGAAGAATTTTTTGCAAAAGTGCAGACGAGTCGGCGCGGCGTTTTTGAATTGCCGCATATCGCAGTCGCCATTCCCGATGCATTGGGCGTCGCCACGATTTTAAAAGTCTTTCCCGAAAAAAAAGAATTGGTCGTTTATCCGCAAAAAATTTCGGTGAACTCGTTGAATTTTTTGAGCTTAGGAATTAGCGGGCGCGCATTTGCGCCGTATTTGCGTCCGGAATTTCAACGTGGACAAGATTTCGTAGGCGTCCGCGAATATTGTGAAGGCGATTCTCTCCGCGATTTACATCACAAAGCTTTTGCGCGTTACGGAAAACCGTTTACAAAAGAATTTGCCTTTGAACGCGGCCGCGGAATCGTTCTGCTTTTGGATATTGCATGTGAAAAATTAGCGGATAAAGCGCGTGTCGAAAATGCGGTGCGTTTATGCGCAGGCGTTGTCGAATGGCTTGCGTCGCGTTCTCTTCTCGGCAGATTTTTCATCGGGAATCGAGAAATTACGCAGACAAAAAATTCGCCGTTGGAATCGGTGATGGACGCGCTTGCGCGCGCTCCGTATCCAGAACTAGGCAAAGAATTTCCGAAGCCAGAACGCTGGGCGCCTGCGGCGCGCCCGATGGCACCCGTGCTTTCTATTTCGGTGTTGCCGTTAACGTCGGATTTGATTACGAAGCAAATTATTGTCGCCGAAGAAAATGCAGAATCCGATTCCGTTTTGCAAATTGCAATTTCTTCTGCGCAAGGAGTTTCGTTATGA
- a CDS encoding DUF4329 domain-containing protein codes for MPQYNHLREIYPLDFTFSTNQEIPIDGDTFFNLSEEEKKNIARLIDRQNKLFDENALTNSPLPIPFKKRNPFLKFDSPDKAALNWVYLFNDESKRRNREAATFIFEDKNGEYYAQNSPAWFDLDSFDIPTLNRIAERERNFDKVVGVAHTHGAYDPNYDSENFSNEFDFETGIPYGDIPFANEYNIPLYLGTPNDTFRVFVPGEGEDKLYMGDLK; via the coding sequence ATGCCTCAATATAATCATCTAAGAGAAATCTATCCTTTGGATTTTACTTTCTCCACAAACCAGGAAATACCCATTGACGGAGATACCTTTTTCAACCTATCAGAAGAAGAAAAGAAGAATATCGCACGCCTAATAGACCGGCAAAACAAGTTGTTTGATGAAAATGCTTTAACAAATTCGCCTTTACCCATTCCATTTAAAAAGCGGAACCCCTTTCTAAAATTTGATTCGCCAGACAAGGCTGCGCTAAATTGGGTATATCTTTTCAATGACGAGTCAAAAAGACGAAACCGCGAAGCAGCAACATTTATATTTGAAGACAAAAATGGAGAATATTACGCACAAAACTCCCCGGCATGGTTTGATTTAGACAGTTTCGACATTCCCACATTAAACAGAATTGCGGAAAGAGAAAGGAACTTTGACAAAGTTGTCGGCGTTGCACACACTCATGGCGCATACGACCCGAATTACGACAGCGAGAACTTTTCAAACGAATTTGATTTTGAAACCGGGATACCTTACGGAGACATTCCTTTTGCAAACGAATACAACATTCCCTTATATCTAGGAACCCCGAACGATACATTTCGTGTTTTCGTTCCAGGAGAAGGGGAAGACAAACTTTATATGGGAGACTTGAAATGA
- a CDS encoding AAA family ATPase, with the protein MIQKLREALNAVILGKAESIDLLLAALFAGGHVLIEDAPGTGKTTLAKALAKVIGADFSRIQFTPDLLPADVTGGAIFRPSTGEFELRKGPVFTEILLADEINRASPRTQSALLEAMEEFQVSIEGKTLKLPALFMVLATENPIEFHGVFPLPEAQMDRFLVRLSLGYPTAETELGILRSHRTETPIEKLQPETTPAEILRIREQVKQIFVEESLENYIVTLVQKTRSHAEIRLPASPRAGLSLLRMAQALAWMDSRNFVKPDDILRAYFPVMAHRIFAKDADEGAVQKILDEIKNQVRIPA; encoded by the coding sequence ATGATTCAAAAACTTCGTGAAGCGTTAAACGCAGTTATTTTAGGAAAAGCAGAATCGATAGATTTGCTATTGGCCGCCCTTTTTGCGGGCGGTCATGTTCTTATTGAAGATGCACCGGGAACAGGGAAAACGACTCTTGCCAAAGCGTTAGCAAAAGTCATCGGCGCAGATTTTTCTCGCATTCAATTTACTCCGGATTTGCTTCCGGCCGATGTGACAGGCGGTGCCATTTTTCGCCCTTCGACTGGGGAATTTGAACTGCGCAAAGGTCCTGTCTTTACGGAGATTTTACTCGCTGACGAAATCAACCGTGCATCACCGAGGACGCAGAGCGCACTTCTCGAAGCGATGGAAGAATTTCAAGTTTCCATCGAAGGAAAAACTTTAAAACTTCCCGCATTGTTTATGGTTCTTGCAACGGAAAATCCGATTGAATTTCATGGCGTATTTCCGCTGCCCGAAGCGCAGATGGACCGCTTTTTAGTGCGGCTTTCTCTCGGGTATCCGACTGCCGAAACGGAACTCGGCATTTTGCGTTCGCACCGCACTGAAACGCCGATTGAAAAATTGCAACCGGAGACAACTCCCGCAGAAATTTTGCGCATTCGCGAACAAGTCAAGCAAATTTTTGTCGAAGAATCTTTGGAAAATTACATTGTTACTTTGGTGCAGAAAACGCGGAGCCACGCAGAAATTCGTTTGCCGGCAAGTCCGCGGGCTGGGCTTTCTCTTTTGCGGATGGCGCAAGCTCTCGCTTGGATGGACTCGCGGAATTTTGTCAAACCCGACGATATTTTGCGGGCGTATTTCCCTGTAATGGCACACCGCATTTTTGCAAAAGATGCCGACGAAGGCGCCGTGCAAAAAATTTTAGACGAAATTAAAAATCAAGTGCGCATTCCCGCTTAA